One Anolis carolinensis isolate JA03-04 chromosome 5, rAnoCar3.1.pri, whole genome shotgun sequence DNA segment encodes these proteins:
- the ociad2 gene encoding OCIA domain-containing protein 2, whose protein sequence is MASVPDDGKVQTSPAEQKGSRPCPIANIHPEELAKIRNQCREESFWYRALPLSLGSMLVVQGLVGQGVLKPNPKLGPLPKMALAGALGFAVGTMSYIRTCQKKFEQAGLQFPGPGRKWHCHHMCDECKAKNKASQLEKPQPSAS, encoded by the exons ATGGCTTCTGTTCCAGATGATGGGAAAGTTCAAACCTCTCCAGCAGAACAAAAG GGTTCACGGCCTTGTCCAATTGCAAATATTCATCCTGAAGAACTTGCAAAGATCCGTAATCAGTGTAGAGAAGAAAGTTTTTGGTACAGAG CTCTTCCTCTGTCTTTGGGAAGTATGCTTGTTGTTCAAGGACTGGTTGGCCAAG GTGTCCTAAAACCAAATCCTAAACTTGGACCTCTACCTAAAATGGCAC TTGCTGGTGCCCTGGGTTTTGCTGTTGGGACAATGTCGTATATAAGAACATGCCAGAAGAAGTTTGAACAGGCTGGTCTGCAGTTTCCCGGCCCAGGAcgaaaatg GCATTGTCATCACATGTGTGATGAATGTAAAGCTAAGAATAAAGCAAGCCAGCTGGAAAAACCACAGCCTTCTGCTTCTTAA